A region of Vitis vinifera cultivar Pinot Noir 40024 chromosome 15, ASM3070453v1 DNA encodes the following proteins:
- the LOC104881877 gene encoding uncharacterized protein LOC104881877 translates to MATQPRVSSAFISFLTILGSVVLAKYQYDNVSPFGEHNIAMRISLFATFIYFMVVVVYEILNLDGTIKVEDDGRYLLILGHVRFLSGTIAATLLILILISYFGWFLLVIWTMFLVKIACYWDKPFYNFDMFKIKNQNTTNSEGGQEAQQPPV, encoded by the exons ATGGCCACACAACCACG AGTTTCATCAGCTTTCATCTCTTTCCTTACGATCCTGGGTTCAGTTGTCCTTGCGAAATACCAATATGATAATGTTTCCCCATTTGGGGAACACAATATAGCTATGCGAATCTCCTTGTTTGCaacatttatatatttcatgGTGGTTGTGGTTTATGAAATCCTTAATCTTGATGGAACTATCAAAGTTGAAGATGATGGAAGATATCTCCTTATTTTGGGTCATGTTCGGTTCTTAAGTGGAACAATAGCTGCAACTTTGTTGATCCTGATCTTGATCTCATattttggatggttcctccttGTCATATGGACTATGTTCTTAGTGAAAATAGCATGTTATTGGGATAAACCATTTTATAACTTCGATATGTTCAAGATCAAGAATCAAAACACCACCAATAGCGAAGGAGGACAAGAGGCGCAACAACCACCAGTTTAG